In Camelina sativa cultivar DH55 chromosome 17, Cs, whole genome shotgun sequence, the genomic stretch agttaAGAACTATTGGAAAAGTCTACTGAGTAAAAGTTGGTTAGAGtgagaaaaaaatctcaatGTTCGTAAAAGAAAAGTCAAAGATATTGGATTACCATATAATGCTAAAAGGGCTAAGGTGGAATTTAGACAACATATAGGAAGTAGTATAGTAAATGtagtaaacaaattttatttattttctcataaatttTTGTTCATGACCAAATAGgcaaataaaaatttctaaataaatttcaatttttataggGTACATATATGTAAGTTGGTTAATGTTTAGAAGataatttatcttttatcaaaattagtaaaaacataTCATAGGCCATAGGGTATACACTATACtgtatataaagtataaacgcATCGAAAGGTATGATAAAATCCCATTGAACCagatttcaatatatttattcGTAAAGTGATAGTGAATCATGAGATGATGCAATTAAAACAACCCACTTCTACGTTTACGTGGAAGAAGAATAGATCTATCACGATATCtattaataaaactatatgaCGACGTAAGACATTAAATTATTTACCCCAAAACTCGAGTTAATGACTTAATTCATATATCTGTTTCACAAAATTTAGATTTGAATGCCaaatatggttttgttttttttttttgaaagccATATCATGAGTTATAGAATAATACTGCTCTTCGTCTAACTAACTTCACAAAATGTAATGAACTAATTTGAGGTcaataattatttctttttatatataaaagagagatAAAACCGAGAACATATCCGATTATTGTGTTGTTGGCTAATGATGACGTGTCGAAACTCTGCTGTACCAATGCTCGAGCGTGATCGATGCCTTGACAAACTATGTTTCCcgaattaattaagtttttgtatCTTAGCAAAACATTTTTATACAGTGTAATTCTTCAAGTAGACAAGATTTGTATCCTatattaattactaaatatGAATTGCCGGGCACCTACCAGGATGTTTCAAATATGAGTGCTCTTTAGTTTCCACGTAAATCACTATGACGCGACAAATCTTGAACCGTGTCAAAACTTtatcaatacaataatatttatttcaaGGGTAATTTGGAAATTTCGTTAACTCAATGATTTATATCCATGAACCTCTATATAAAGGGGCTTCCTCTACACCTCAAAAGATCAACACAATTACACAACTCTTCATTACTAAACTCTCGTTTCCTCTCTTGACAAGtgaaaaatgaaagagatgCCCTCTTACATGATCGAGAACCCTAAGTTTGAGCCTTACAAGCCAAAGAAACGGCGTTGTTACTCTTCTTCGGTGCTTTTTATCTTCTTGTCGATCTTCACTTACATTATGATCTTTTACGTTTTCGAAGTATCCCCATCGTCTATCTTCAAAGACACGAaggtcttgttcttcatctccaACACTCTCATCCTCATAATCGCCGCAGATTATGGCGCCTTCTCTGATAAAGAGAGCCACGACGTTTACAGTCAATACACCGCCGCAACCACAATGATGAGAAGCCGTGCAGATAACTACTCTCCTATTCCTGTCTTGACATACCGAGAAAATACTAGAGATGgagaaatcaaaaaccctaCAGATGTGGAAACCAAGAACcataaagaacaagaagaagaagaagaaccaccgATGGTGAAAGAGATCGTTTACGTTTCTCCTCCCGAGAAAATACTACGAGTGGTGAACGAGGAGAAACCTAGAGACGATGTCGCTATCGAGAAATATAAACATGTTACTGATGAAACTGTTGTTAGCGTAGAAGTTTCCAACGCAAGAAATCATATGAACGCTAAATTGTACGGGAGAAGTAAATCAGATAAGCCACGGAGAAAGAGGCTCAGTGAAGGTATAGAGACAAAACGTAAGAGTTATGGTCGAAGGAAGTCCGATAGCTCGACATGGATGGTTGTTCCGGAGAAGTGGGAGAATGTTGAAGAAGAATCCGAAGAGTTTTCAAATATGTCGAACGAGGAGTTGAACAAACGAGTCGAAGAGTTCATCCAACGGTTCAATAGACAGATCAGATCTCAATCACGAGTTTCAGCTACGTAAATTATGGTTTAAGATCAGATCCTAGTATTAATTTAGTCAGTACTTTTCTTTTAGAACGTAGAGTATGGTTTAAGAAAGTTGGTGATGAGACGACTATTTTTGCAGTATCGTCGACGGTGTAAATTATTATAAGCAGTAGAATACGAAAAGGATAATTGTTACTGATAAATACAGTATTTGGTCcgttgtaaaaaacaaaaatttatatatataatcgctTAATGCCAAGAAAACATTATAGTATCGGTTAGTTATGCTACGTGTGTTTAGATTTTTGTAAGGaagaattagttttttttttctttttaatcttgttcataaaattaaattaagttaATTAGGAATGGATCATATTCCATTTGGCACATTCTGATGCAAAATCAATTAGATACCCAGATGAGGTTCGTAATCCTTTTTAATGGATCTTGTAGGATATATGAAAAAGCCTATATCAATGTTTTTGAGGTGTAAACAAAATTTGGAATGATCTATCTTGATGGACACAAACACAATACTCAGTTTAAGAGGAGGATCCTACATACAACCTATTTTGGTCGTCGCTGTTTATGCGCCTGTATTGGGTTTTTAAACTAAGGCCCATGAATTCTTTACTCCAGTAAGGATATCTCCCTTCAACTTACCACCACACATATGAAGTGAATTCCTAAGACAAGTGTTTGCTAAAACAgaagattttattaaaactgaatgtttatttaaaaaagattCCCGACATCAATGCATTTGTTGTATTATGCATATCAATAGtaattgtgatgatgatgatgatgatgatgatgaatgagtttgaaaacaaaatgcTAAAGACGTGAAAATGACTCGAAGATAATATGCCGATGAGGGACGGTGAAATTGGATTTGGAtcagatttttatgaacttttctataaataaaggACCACAAAATTAATCACTAGCAAAGTTAAGTTAATGATTGGGGAAAGGCATTGTTAGACGTTagttattattttcattttacgTAATATATACTAGTGTCCACTAGATTAGATAGCTGTGGTTGGTACGTAATAATGTCCGAATCTTCTTGTAACGTTGAAATAATTGTCGAAGACTTGTAAAAGTCCATAAACTAgctttcaaacttcaaagtaatggagaaaatgaaaaaaaaaaaaaaaaaatgtgtgataTTCAGCCAAAActaaagaaggaaaacaaatcgACAGGCTTTAGACAAAGCTCTAaatgtttcaatttttgtatatacagatattatatactattatatGTTGAGGACAACCAGTgaataacatttttttgaagCTCCCAAAAGCTGTTTTccgcgtttgcggttgcggacgattgcggttggaatttttttttttaaaaacaaaaaacaaattaaaaatactaaaaaaaatttcttatatgTTCAACCTAACTATAGTACCCATTAAAGATGAGAAAAATGAGGTACAAATATTATTGAAGAgcttagaaaataaacaattacaataaaataatattccaattaacaaaaatccaaaaaatatgaTGTAAAACTATTGGCACACTgcacataaattcaaaaaaaaaactaaataaatatgacAATACATCAAAAGtttgagaaaataatattatttgtgaaaatattaaaacaaaacactaaTGACTCTTCCCAACTCTtgcataattaatttattttggccTTGTAATTCAATATGAGGAACTTattgagtttgtgagatttAGCAGAGAAGATCTATAATCTAAAGCATATGCTTTGTCATTTATcacattacttgattaaattttagatGAAAAGCCAAATGTATAAAGTAATAAGTGTttcaatatgaattttttttttgaataattattttagtattttttaatgatttttaattataaatcaagtttaagaaagtttttggtgttttaaaatatttatataattatatattacatatattatgttttaatcgCTATTGCAACCgttggtcaaccagtcgtaaaactcccgcaaacgcacctaTTTTAAAACGCTAAACCAGTCactcaaaacgcttaataacatTTGAAACCGCAATTGTCCGCTTCCACAATCTttcgcaaccgcaaacgctgcgtttgaaccagtcaagCCCATAGTACTCGATCCATATCTCTTTGGAATCATCTTTTCAGTAATAACATAAATCATCTGTAGtattgtaaatatgtttttgatattaattatGAGAAAAAGAATTTAGCAAGTTTTAAGGAAATTAACAAGTGAAATTTCTTGAATATATCAAATTGTTATTGCTCATTCCGCAATGAATGTCGCAACCCAACATAAGACCTTCAATCACGCCACGAACGAACGAACTCGTCCTGACCTTTGTATATAaaatggaaaagagaaagagcgTGAGATCAGAGATGGTCATCAAggatagagagaaaagagaaaatacatTTAGGTCAAAAATCAAAATGGTCCCAGAAAATAAAGATGTTTGTTGTTAAAGAGAAAAGGAGTATGTGTTATTCGTGCAAAATCACAATTCCAAAAGAGATTATCAACCACAATCTCTAAATAAGCCATATACACGTTAAGGTATTTTATTAGTAATAAACTTTTTTAGTTGAAATAGTTGATTCATCCAATAGGGAATACATAATTTGCTACTACTATGATTTagattagtatatataaaagcAAACGAAAGTGAAAAAGCGGTGAATCTCCGTACGAATTTCCCGGGAAAGGTACAGACAAAACACATGGACACATGCGACGCCGTGTCTCCGGTGAATCCTTACGATGTAATCTAACCAAGTTAGtgaataaattaaatgttaatgCTTgacgacaaaaacaaaaaaatgttaatgccAATGTGAATAAaatctaatgatttttttagcttttaCCTCTtctgataacaaaaaaaaaaaaaaagaatctactTGATCCAAGGGCCTAAAGGCATTTGACATGTGATTACGTGAAGCAAACACAAACACGTACGTAAATTAGCTTATACGTATACATTAGATTATGAATCGATATCTCATGAGTCTTATATGTAGCATTATTAGTTAGGTACTTAGGTTATTTGGATTGGCTACATGAAATCTTTGTTACGTGAGATGGACCTTTCTCTGTTAATTGTAAAGCTCATTATGTATACAACAATCACCTTTCGATTTTTAATCGTTTACGAAAAGTAATATAGCAGTCAAAGTAGTTGCCAAAATAAATTGTAATGTATGTAACTgacattttattgttttttatgaTGGAGATGGCAAGTAACATTAGACCCCAAAAAAAACGTAGAAATGGATTGCAACGTACGGTCAATGCGAAGACTTTGATTTACAGTATATCTTTAATTATTGAGTGTGGTAGCAAATATGATCTGGCGCATCTTTCCAACCAATTCTTTTCTCGCATTGTTCCAATCACAAGATATGTTTTCacattagaaatttagaatgttattgtgtttttataaataaatcagtATGTGTATGTCTAATCATATGATTGTTATAGACATACACTATGTTATTGATAGATAGATCATAGATGGTAGAAATTAGCTAATACTATATACTGTAACTGATATTTCTCTTTTGCCGGGTTTTTAGAGATCAACAGGGTTGTTAGTagacgaaaaaaaaattcaaaaagtgCGGTCAAGAAAAAATGTCTGTATGTTGACATCTTCACGAATTAAGTGAGATTGTTTATATTATCCTAATCCTAGACaggagttttaaaatttaagaaaataaacctCAGACATTTTTAGCTTAATATCCAACTAGTTGTCTCATGCTTTTCTCAAGTCTTATCCACTATAAATCAACGAATATACCTAATCTCAATTAGTTAATATATACGTCAAACAATAATGATTATAAAACTGATATAAATGCAACTTGCACCAACTCGTCACTAGGTGGAGACCCATATATTGCGACTTATAAGGCAAGACTACTGCGAAATTCaaatatatgactatatatCTGGATATGCACATACTTACTAtaaccttatatatttatagacaaTACAAAGAAACGTCCACTAAGGATGACTATGACATTAACTAAAATAGCACTATTATATCCACACAAAAATGTCGTAGATTTGGATAATAATTGATTGATAACTAAAGTACTTATTCAGATAAACATTTACATTACTATATTAGTGTTTTCTATGGATAAGGTTTATTACAGATGTGTGATGTTTTAATATGCAATCAAGATTTGGACTAAGCACAAACGTTTTAACTTTAAACATCGTGGTCGTGGTAACATTTATATACCgattataaaaattagaatgCGGTTCATAGGAGTAAAAAACAGAATGCGGTTCGTAGGAGTAAAAATACTGGTAAAACTAGAAGTGGAAATCTATATAAGTGGTAACACATTAAGTCGTTaacaattgaaaaataaaataaaaacatatgttGAAGTactgtttatttatttggtaGTCACCAAAGTGGTTAATCTCGGGTTGGAAGTTGGTGACTTGGTGGATACATGTCTACATATCAAAACCTAAGTtcttaaaaaaagttataataaattgtttgaaatgtattatatgtttgtgttttcttaaaatgaatTGCATATGGTTAGATATTAATgcagaaaaaagtaaaaagtaaattataagaCTATCACCACCCCAGCACCGCTCTCaacatttcttttttgaataaaaaattattttaatcacaATTAATAGTAATCACTCAAAAGTCGATACATGTTGATATTTGTTGAGAATCGTTACTTCCACaagcaacagaaaaaaaattatcttcttACTGGACcaaataatgaatttttattttatttttgggccCCATTCATAAGAGTAACTGTGAGAGAAATGCTCAGTGGAGATGCCCTAAAGAAACTAAAGTCCAAGGGTCTCTTttatatcccctatatattaatagagaaacactcTTTTGATAAAactgatgtgtcgccgccagagaACTCGGTAcactttttagcaaaataactttaaattttctacttaattacattaacatgccattatatatttttcaaaaaataattaactgaataatagtTAGATATGCTAttatttctcacacaaattaaaatatcacatataaaaactaattaaataattacatactattttaaattaaaatttcactaaaatttacttacaaatatacaagtcaaaattatattgatttcttaaaatcaatataagtaaaatattctaaaaatgctataaaaacatatcaattaatataaagttaataaaaaaacatataacttattaacataatcatataaaaatgaaatgttattttttaagttagtattattaccataataattgaaataacaagtttcaatagttattataattgattataaaaataagtaTATTACCCTGAATTATCTTCaattcattaaaagaaacttaattccaaataaatatagattatatatattcataaataaatataaaaatgacaacaaattaggggatatcatgatgtatgattatttatatatatatctaagtatgtaaactaattaatctcaacattttgtgtgattattcattgaaaaatggaaatattgataactgaataggaatatacgttcTAATTGAAAGGAATGAaacaataacccttatcattataaataaatttagtacccaaaaaatcataatttatttgaaatgagtgattattagattatgcaaaattgttatagttactcgataaatcataaatataaattttatttttaaagcacacaaaaatatatattaccataaattgtaacagtttataaatattttctttaccacgttcacatatttcacgggtgaaatgtaATCTTACATGTATACGTTGATTTTggaatattattaatttttcataatggtttttggtaataatccgtcatttatagaaaatattaacaaaccgactaactcaaaagatttaaatagcctaataaaaaatattaaatcaataaattagattatcttcagaaaatttagtttagaatctgatTATTACTAAcatatagtaataaaaattaaataattaaactaccaaGTAATTTTAGTGTATGTTGTTATGATTACATAAGAAACatacaaaattgttatgattacaaaataaaacataagaagatatgaatttgatttttaaaccacagaAAAGACATATTGCaataattaataacattttatcaatattttttccacTATAAAATTTCTTACATAATCAAAGATTTTACAggtgaaacattttttttacacgaaaaacgtaattttaaataaataaataaaaaaactttagttatatattatgtttgacacaaacaaatattggttataggataataattttagttataatacTTTCTTTATATTGATTTTTCCCGCACATAGTGCAGGTTGTTACCTAGTTTTAATATTATGAGATGAAGAAACTccagttatgttttttttttcaacctaacattaattaaaataaaactcataGATTGGTTGTTCAAActggaggaaaagagtttacaaaaatcGTTTCTGGCACTAGCTTTCTAGAAGAATGAACTAAATAATCAGCCTTCACATTGGACGTCCTTGGGATCTTGGAAAGGGTAAAGGGTAAAAGGAACGACACTAGCttcagttatgttttttttttaccagaaaTATATCCGTAATGTGAAAACTTACAAATCATTTTGACTTTCTCATAAGTTCATAACCTATTTTCAAATTTCGGGAAACCTACAAAAATTTCCCTGTAAATATTtggtaaaatttgaaaatattattgatgCAAGTCTTCAGAatttttgtaagttttcttACATGCTTTTGCAAGTCTATTGGTAATGCATCGCAAGTGTCACAAATAAACAGTGCATGTTTCaggatcattttttttttctgtttagattactttttagtttttaccaaATTAAGTAACCgaaagaagatatttttttgttcttaaaagTCACTAAATTTGTTGACATATTAAAAcatgttaaagaaaaagatattgGTAGATTACAAGTAAGATCTTGCTTTCATTCACCTTTTTAGTGTGAATAAGAAATTTAAGAAATCTCAGTAGAGCCATGCGACTGAAACCATACCTAACATGTTTttttaagccaaatatgaaataCCTAACATTTTGTTATCAGCAATTTTATAATTTCTGGTCCATAACTACATCATTTCttattaattaaactaaactgaaaattaatttcaacaaaaaaaatctatataatttcttctatatattgCCAGAAAGGCAGAAActatttcatttaaatttacAGTTTTCAtggtatttgaaaaaaaaaaaataaagacagtgaaaatttctgtaaattttttatttataatagtttattcATGCTTGTtgttgaattaaaaatttagatttatgaTATAGTAggtttctcttttgttaatgttgatattgttgttgtatTAATACAAATCACTAGATTGTGTGTCATGTgtttataacaaattaacaatagaatatgaatatttaaatattgaaaacGCTTTGGTTGGTCTTTTACCAATAACCAATACGAAAATATTTGAATCATTACAAATTAGTTTtacatt encodes the following:
- the LOC104757363 gene encoding uncharacterized protein LOC104757363, with amino-acid sequence MKEMPSYMIENPKFEPYKPKKRRCYSSSVLFIFLSIFTYIMIFYVFEVSPSSIFKDTKVLFFISNTLILIIAADYGAFSDKESHDVYSQYTAATTMMRSRADNYSPIPVLTYRENTRDGEIKNPTDVETKNHKEQEEEEEPPMVKEIVYVSPPEKILRVVNEEKPRDDVAIEKYKHVTDETVVSVEVSNARNHMNAKLYGRSKSDKPRRKRLSEGIETKRKSYGRRKSDSSTWMVVPEKWENVEEESEEFSNMSNEELNKRVEEFIQRFNRQIRSQSRVSAT